One window from the genome of Deinococcus sp. NW-56 encodes:
- a CDS encoding ComEC/Rec2 family competence protein, producing the protein MSARPTPKAKAPASRKPAAKAKKAPARKSAPKGAKGKRRGGPGPSDLLGLFVLLLTAGLAACAGKEVLRGGSGDQKTDPQAPTGQMVIRFLDVGQGDAVLVRSPEGKTMLYDGGRSAERMRTHLDTYGVDEIDLMVASHADADHIAGLVPAAQRAKPTLFINNGLAGTTQTWERLVNALEEAGTTFQKANKQVVNLGSVKVRVIAPPPGMGDDQNENSVGVRIEFGDFRALLTGDSEKPETEAWLEQDRPEIRGPFQVYKSIHHGAANGDHAAWLATVRPENVVIGVGENNYGHPTGTALSLYRETGARVYRTDRQGTVTFTANADGTYTATTDR; encoded by the coding sequence GTGAGCGCCCGACCGACTCCGAAGGCCAAAGCGCCTGCTTCCCGCAAGCCTGCGGCCAAGGCCAAGAAAGCCCCCGCCCGCAAGTCCGCTCCAAAAGGCGCGAAAGGCAAACGCCGGGGCGGGCCGGGACCGTCCGACCTGCTGGGGCTGTTCGTGCTGCTGCTCACGGCGGGACTGGCCGCTTGCGCGGGCAAGGAAGTGCTGAGGGGCGGCAGCGGGGACCAGAAGACCGACCCCCAGGCCCCTACCGGGCAGATGGTGATTCGCTTCCTCGACGTGGGGCAGGGGGACGCGGTGCTGGTCCGCAGTCCCGAGGGCAAGACCATGCTCTATGACGGGGGCCGCAGCGCCGAGCGGATGCGGACGCACCTGGACACCTATGGGGTGGACGAGATTGACCTGATGGTCGCCAGCCACGCCGACGCCGACCACATCGCGGGCCTGGTTCCGGCGGCGCAGCGGGCCAAGCCGACCCTCTTTATCAACAACGGATTGGCCGGAACCACCCAGACCTGGGAACGGCTGGTGAACGCACTGGAGGAGGCCGGGACCACCTTCCAGAAGGCCAACAAGCAGGTGGTCAACCTGGGCAGCGTGAAGGTCCGGGTGATCGCCCCGCCCCCCGGCATGGGTGACGACCAGAACGAGAACAGCGTGGGCGTGCGGATCGAGTTCGGGGACTTCCGCGCCCTCCTCACCGGCGACAGCGAGAAACCCGAGACCGAGGCGTGGCTGGAACAGGACCGCCCCGAGATCAGGGGTCCCTTCCAGGTGTACAAGAGCATTCACCACGGCGCCGCCAACGGCGACCACGCCGCCTGGCTCGCCACGGTTAGACCGGAGAACGTGGTCATCGGCGTGGGCGAGAACAACTACGGGCACCCCACGGGGACGGCCCTGAGCCTTTACCGCGAGACCGGCGCCCGCGTCTACCGCACCGACCGTCAGGGCACGGTGACCTTCACGGCAAACGCGGACGGCACCTACACGGCGACGACCGACCGTTGA
- a CDS encoding DUF3006 family protein, with protein sequence MNDGPERWTVDAIEDSPRGRLARVERADGLTFDVPLHALPEGVREGDLLAVVEGPDGVTLHLLSDETAARRRAAQRRLDARNAEGGEEEISL encoded by the coding sequence GTGAACGACGGGCCGGAACGCTGGACGGTGGACGCCATTGAGGACAGTCCACGGGGACGCCTCGCGCGGGTGGAACGGGCGGATGGCCTGACCTTCGACGTGCCCCTGCACGCGCTGCCCGAGGGCGTGCGCGAGGGCGACCTGCTGGCGGTGGTGGAAGGGCCGGACGGCGTGACCCTGCACCTGTTGTCCGACGAGACCGCCGCCCGCCGCCGCGCCGCCCAGCGCCGTCTCGACGCCCGGAACGCCGAGGGTGGGGAAGAGGAGATCAGCCTGTGA
- a CDS encoding tRNA (guanosine(46)-N(7))-methyltransferase TrmB, with protein MIYNFSDFHFPDRPARLYPDTPERPWILEVGFGDGRFWPHFAASFPEAPNYLGVEISGTSLLKAERRLRAAGLSNAVLTRLPATPLIREVVPPGALDAIVVNFPDPWPKAGHEEHRLLRAPFFRLAASRLKPGGAVLFTTDHEEYFEFACREAEASGVMAVHLTEPPPPAALETKYARKWRDLGLDPRHARFVPTASASTLADEFPVTAARFPDSEDAPAVPHAILTLPADFAPTAFAKHTARGGVTRENPDGWTVVLLDLYASLGKDGWVALAHVVEGELTQEVLVGITAREDGSHLIRLSRFGGPVVTPGVKAAVGVLTGWLEGQGARVTHRGY; from the coding sequence ATGATCTATAACTTCTCGGACTTTCATTTCCCCGACCGCCCCGCCCGGCTGTACCCGGACACGCCGGAGCGCCCCTGGATTCTGGAGGTCGGCTTCGGGGATGGCCGCTTCTGGCCGCACTTCGCCGCGAGCTTCCCCGAGGCCCCCAATTACCTCGGCGTGGAAATCAGCGGCACGTCGCTGCTCAAGGCCGAGCGGCGGCTGCGGGCGGCGGGGCTGTCCAATGCCGTGCTGACCCGCCTGCCCGCCACCCCCCTGATCCGCGAGGTGGTGCCGCCGGGAGCGCTGGACGCCATCGTGGTGAACTTTCCTGACCCCTGGCCCAAGGCGGGCCACGAGGAGCACCGCCTGCTGCGGGCACCCTTCTTTCGGCTGGCCGCGAGCCGCCTGAAACCCGGCGGGGCCGTGCTGTTCACCACCGACCACGAGGAATATTTCGAGTTCGCCTGCCGAGAGGCCGAGGCGAGCGGCGTGATGGCCGTTCACCTCACCGAGCCTCCGCCCCCCGCCGCGCTGGAAACCAAATACGCCCGCAAGTGGCGCGACCTCGGCTTGGACCCCCGGCACGCCCGCTTCGTGCCGACGGCTTCAGCCTCCACCCTGGCGGACGAGTTCCCCGTCACCGCCGCCCGCTTTCCCGACTCCGAGGATGCCCCTGCCGTGCCCCACGCGATCCTGACCCTGCCCGCCGACTTCGCCCCCACCGCATTCGCCAAGCACACCGCCCGTGGCGGCGTTACCCGCGAGAACCCGGACGGCTGGACCGTCGTGCTGCTCGACCTTTACGCCAGCCTCGGCAAGGACGGCTGGGTGGCCCTCGCGCACGTCGTGGAGGGCGAACTGACCCAGGAGGTGCTCGTCGGCATCACCGCACGGGAGGACGGCTCGCACCTCATCCGGCTCTCGCGCTTCGGTGGCCCGGTGGTCACGCCTGGCGTGAAGGCGGCGGTGGGCGTGCTGACGGGCTGGCTGGAGGGGCAGGGGGCGCGGGTCACGCACCGGGGGTACTAA
- a CDS encoding class I SAM-dependent methyltransferase, with translation MPPAPHFTHEPLSVILPALRVALAEAGEVTFTVPDPDLGLGLYAGEATPHGLHRPWQTWTDLADLLGAHLLTPQRVGEGRVRLRLRAWAAAPEPDAGGYGEGGDWARVDKLEDPVFLFTLVEALRRVSPPAGGRVLALGVNRGRELDALKLAFPGRRLEAVGVDVDASALTAARGRHPGGTFLELDVTTLPRPELGRFDLVLALSLLQSPGIRQDALLAALRRHHLTPAGGLVLGYPNARYRDGLLSYGARLRNFARPDLSLLAADVTEARRGLQKAGFKVFVTGKYEVLVTAIPAGARTPTGLEL, from the coding sequence CTGCCCCCTGCCCCGCACTTCACCCACGAACCCCTCTCCGTGATTCTGCCCGCCCTCCGCGTGGCCCTGGCCGAAGCGGGCGAGGTCACGTTCACCGTTCCCGACCCTGACCTGGGGCTGGGTCTCTACGCGGGCGAGGCGACCCCGCACGGCCTGCACCGCCCCTGGCAGACGTGGACCGACCTCGCGGACCTGCTGGGCGCCCACCTGCTTACCCCACAGCGGGTGGGGGAGGGCCGCGTGCGGCTGCGGCTGCGGGCCTGGGCCGCCGCGCCCGAGCCGGACGCCGGGGGCTACGGCGAGGGCGGCGACTGGGCGCGGGTGGACAAGCTCGAAGACCCGGTGTTCCTCTTCACGCTGGTGGAGGCGCTGCGCCGGGTCAGTCCCCCGGCAGGCGGACGGGTGCTCGCGCTGGGGGTGAACCGGGGCCGGGAACTCGACGCCCTGAAGTTGGCCTTTCCTGGCCGAAGGCTGGAGGCCGTCGGAGTGGACGTGGACGCTTCTGCACTCACAGCGGCGCGGGGGCGGCACCCTGGCGGCACCTTCTTGGAACTCGACGTGACCACCCTGCCCCGACCGGAGTTGGGCCGCTTCGACCTCGTCCTCGCGCTGAGCCTGCTGCAGAGTCCCGGTATCCGGCAGGACGCGCTGCTCGCGGCCCTGCGGCGGCATCACCTCACGCCCGCGGGGGGACTCGTGCTGGGCTATCCCAACGCCCGCTACCGCGACGGCTTGCTGAGCTACGGCGCGAGGCTGCGTAACTTCGCCCGTCCCGACCTCAGCCTGCTCGCCGCCGACGTGACAGAAGCCCGCCGGGGACTCCAGAAGGCGGGCTTCAAGGTGTTCGTGACGGGCAAATACGAGGTGCTCGTCACGGCGATTCCGGCGGGGGCGCGGACGCCGACCGGGTTGGAGCTGTAA
- a CDS encoding TldD/PmbA family protein has protein sequence MLDQALVAEVLTLARAGGADFSELFVEDSVNTNLRLHQGEVKDAGGGNLFGAGLRLLYGTRVVYAYTNDVTPAGLRDLADQVARARGAAGETDRSGAGGMDFRRVDAQPLYVARQHPLQAAGRDKLALMRRAHGGAAGVGDVKTVDVNYLDRVQRVLVANSEGLWAEDERVWSRLSVTAIAQDGTLRQTGFYGPGAGQGLEFFDEVAPESIGAEAARIANAMLRAGYAPAGKLPVVIGNEFGGVIFHEACGHILETTAVEKNASVFADKLGEKIAHESVSAIDDGTIPGSWGMVTVDDEGMKGERTVLIENGVLKSFMVDRVGSMKTGYARTGSGRRQNYTFAPASRMRSTFIDNGQETPESLIRQVSHGIYARRMGGGSVTPGTGDYNFAVNEAYMIRDGEIAEPLKGASLVGNGAQDLRNIVGVAGDLALGQGMCGSISGSLPTDVGQPHILISEITVGGRA, from the coding sequence ATGCTCGATCAGGCCCTTGTCGCCGAAGTGCTGACCCTCGCCCGCGCGGGTGGGGCGGACTTCTCGGAACTCTTTGTGGAAGACAGCGTGAACACCAACCTGCGCCTGCACCAGGGGGAGGTGAAGGACGCGGGCGGCGGCAACCTGTTCGGCGCCGGGCTGCGGCTGCTGTACGGCACGCGGGTGGTGTACGCCTACACCAACGACGTGACCCCGGCGGGCCTGCGCGACCTCGCGGACCAGGTGGCGCGGGCACGCGGCGCGGCGGGCGAGACGGACCGCTCAGGCGCGGGCGGCATGGACTTCCGGCGGGTGGACGCCCAGCCGCTGTACGTCGCGCGGCAGCATCCCCTCCAGGCGGCGGGCCGCGACAAGCTCGCGCTGATGCGCCGGGCACACGGCGGCGCGGCGGGTGTGGGCGACGTAAAGACGGTGGACGTGAACTACCTCGACCGGGTGCAGCGCGTCCTCGTCGCCAACTCGGAGGGGCTGTGGGCTGAAGACGAGCGCGTCTGGTCCCGCCTGAGCGTGACCGCCATCGCCCAGGACGGCACCCTGCGTCAGACCGGGTTCTACGGCCCCGGCGCCGGACAGGGCCTGGAATTCTTCGACGAGGTGGCCCCCGAATCCATCGGTGCCGAGGCCGCCCGCATCGCCAACGCCATGCTGCGGGCCGGGTACGCCCCGGCCGGAAAGCTGCCCGTGGTGATCGGCAACGAGTTCGGCGGCGTGATCTTCCATGAGGCCTGCGGGCACATCCTGGAGACGACGGCGGTGGAGAAAAATGCCAGCGTCTTCGCGGACAAGCTGGGCGAGAAGATCGCCCACGAGTCGGTGTCCGCCATCGACGACGGCACCATCCCCGGCTCGTGGGGCATGGTCACCGTGGACGACGAGGGCATGAAGGGCGAGCGCACGGTCCTGATCGAGAACGGCGTCCTGAAGTCCTTCATGGTGGACCGGGTGGGGAGCATGAAGACCGGCTACGCCCGCACGGGCAGCGGGCGGCGGCAGAACTACACATTCGCCCCGGCCAGCCGCATGCGCTCGACCTTTATCGACAACGGTCAGGAGACGCCCGAGAGCCTGATCCGGCAGGTCTCGCACGGCATCTACGCCCGGCGGATGGGGGGCGGCAGCGTGACCCCCGGCACCGGGGACTACAACTTCGCGGTGAACGAGGCGTACATGATCCGGGACGGCGAGATCGCGGAGCCGCTCAAGGGCGCGTCTCTCGTCGGGAACGGGGCGCAGGACCTCCGCAACATCGTGGGCGTGGCGGGCGACCTCGCGCTGGGGCAGGGCATGTGCGGCAGCATCTCCGGCTCGCTGCCCACCGACGTGGGGCAGCCGCACATCCTGATCTCGGAGATCACGGTGGGAGGCCGCGCATGA
- a CDS encoding Ohr family peroxiredoxin translates to MTQQGEQPGGKVLTRSEATAHGGRNGYIETPDHHLGVKFSVPQELGGDGGVGTNPEQLFAAAYAASFQSAIGMIARRDGITFGTSQVTGVVGLRREDDADPSYHLDVELRILLPGLDREQAERMVQEAKALCPYCRALGESVGVRLTVLDEETAG, encoded by the coding sequence ATGACCCAGCAAGGCGAGCAACCAGGCGGCAAAGTCCTGACGCGCAGCGAGGCGACCGCGCACGGCGGGCGCAATGGGTACATCGAGACGCCCGACCATCACCTCGGCGTGAAGTTCAGCGTGCCACAGGAACTCGGCGGCGACGGCGGCGTGGGCACCAACCCCGAGCAACTGTTCGCCGCCGCCTACGCCGCGTCCTTTCAGAGTGCCATCGGCATGATCGCCCGGCGCGACGGGATCACCTTCGGGACCTCGCAGGTGACCGGGGTGGTCGGCCTGCGCCGCGAGGACGACGCGGACCCCAGCTACCACCTTGACGTGGAACTGCGCATCCTGCTGCCGGGTCTGGACCGCGAGCAGGCCGAGCGGATGGTGCAGGAGGCGAAGGCGCTGTGCCCCTACTGCCGCGCCCTGGGGGAGTCGGTGGGCGTGCGGCTGACCGTGCTAGACGAGGAAACCGCAGGCTAA
- a CDS encoding SCP2 sterol-binding domain-containing protein — protein sequence MTLPESPAARLEARLLRVLGAVHHDPDADALVGRRAAITFQITDPDVTVRVSGRGGVRAVVTTGEAARGETSDLTFGLSAQTAHALWLGQLNPAAAVLSGQMTMRGPLPLALALAPGMRAMQAAYRAAVEEEETAGWISTPGA from the coding sequence ATGACCCTCCCCGAGAGTCCCGCCGCCCGGCTGGAAGCCCGCCTGCTGCGGGTGCTGGGGGCCGTCCACCACGACCCCGACGCCGACGCGCTGGTGGGGCGGCGGGCGGCCATCACCTTCCAGATCACCGACCCCGACGTGACGGTCCGGGTCAGTGGTCGGGGCGGAGTGCGGGCGGTGGTGACCACGGGCGAGGCGGCGCGGGGGGAGACGAGCGACCTCACCTTCGGCCTGAGTGCCCAGACGGCCCACGCGCTGTGGCTGGGGCAACTGAACCCCGCCGCTGCCGTCCTCTCCGGCCAGATGACGATGCGCGGGCCACTGCCCCTCGCGCTGGCGCTGGCCCCCGGCATGCGGGCGATGCAGGCGGCCTACCGGGCAGCGGTGGAGGAAGAGGAGACGGCGGGGTGGATTAGTACCCCCGGTGCGTGA
- the rph gene encoding ribonuclease PH — MTSSPSSRLPVREGRDLLTPRPLVLERAINPHAPGSAHLKLGRTEILATVSIEDKPAPHMRGKKEGWLTAEYAMLPRATTDRQARERNLQNGRRHEIQRLLGRALRASIDLRHFRNQTLYVDCDVLVADGGTRVASVLAGYAALHDLCDRLIHSGTLTEWPLVHAVGAASVGLVGDEVRVDLDYAEDKVARADLNVVATEAGLVIEAQGGAEEGPISPDEYVQLLTVGVEAVGGLLRDLGRQL, encoded by the coding sequence TTGACCTCTTCCCCCTCCTCCCGGCTCCCCGTGCGCGAGGGCCGCGACCTCCTGACCCCCCGGCCCCTCGTGCTGGAGCGGGCCATCAACCCCCACGCGCCCGGCAGCGCCCACCTGAAACTCGGGCGCACCGAGATCCTGGCGACCGTCAGCATCGAGGACAAACCCGCGCCCCACATGCGCGGCAAGAAGGAAGGCTGGCTGACCGCCGAGTACGCCATGCTGCCCCGCGCCACCACCGACCGCCAGGCCCGCGAGCGCAACCTGCAAAACGGCCGCCGCCACGAGATTCAGCGGCTGCTGGGGCGGGCGCTGCGGGCCTCCATTGACCTGCGGCACTTCCGCAACCAGACCCTCTACGTGGACTGCGACGTGCTGGTGGCCGACGGCGGCACCCGCGTCGCCAGCGTGCTGGCCGGGTACGCCGCGCTGCACGACCTGTGCGACCGCCTGATCCACTCCGGCACGCTGACCGAGTGGCCGCTGGTGCATGCCGTGGGGGCCGCCAGCGTGGGGCTGGTGGGCGACGAGGTGCGGGTGGACCTCGACTACGCCGAGGACAAGGTCGCGCGGGCCGACCTGAACGTGGTCGCCACCGAGGCCGGACTGGTCATCGAGGCGCAGGGCGGGGCCGAGGAAGGCCCCATCTCCCCCGACGAGTACGTGCAGCTGCTGACGGTGGGGGTAGAAGCGGTGGGCGGATTGCTGCGGGACCTGGGGCGGCAACTGTAG
- a CDS encoding GNAT family N-acetyltransferase produces the protein MHHDVTLRDGDLTLRPLTGGDIPSLCALAESCAGELRLMGSPPSSTAYYTAALEAPDALPFVVEVGDEVAGSTRYGDIRAAHAGLEIGWTWLHPRWHGTGVNRRMKRLLLAHAFEQMGMERVQLKTDILNVRSQRAIERLGAVREGVLRSHMRRPDGTMRDTVMYSVVRAEWPGVRARLAEMA, from the coding sequence ATGCACCACGACGTGACGCTGCGAGACGGCGACCTGACCTTGCGGCCCCTGACGGGAGGGGACATTCCCAGCCTGTGTGCCCTGGCCGAGTCTTGCGCGGGGGAACTGCGGCTGATGGGGTCGCCGCCGTCCAGCACGGCCTATTACACGGCGGCGCTGGAGGCCCCCGACGCCCTGCCCTTCGTGGTGGAGGTGGGCGACGAAGTGGCGGGCAGCACCCGCTACGGGGACATCCGCGCCGCGCACGCAGGTCTGGAGATCGGCTGGACCTGGCTGCACCCCCGCTGGCACGGCACGGGCGTCAACCGCCGGATGAAACGGCTGCTGCTCGCGCACGCCTTCGAGCAGATGGGGATGGAGCGCGTGCAGCTCAAGACCGACATTCTCAATGTCCGCTCCCAGCGGGCTATTGAGCGGCTTGGGGCTGTGCGCGAGGGCGTGCTGCGGTCGCATATGCGGCGGCCGGACGGGACGATGCGTGACACGGTGATGTATTCGGTGGTGCGGGCGGAGTGGCCAGGGGTGCGGGCGCGGCTAGCAGAAATGGCCTAA
- a CDS encoding DoxX family protein → MSVTGAIGRALLASIFIKNGLDHLQNPEPIVRATRGAEIPQPELAVKANSAVMVGAGTLLALGIAPRTASAALAISLVPTTVIGHPFWDRDGRERQQQQNQFLKNLALFGALLAVGSRRR, encoded by the coding sequence ATGAGCGTGACGGGAGCCATCGGGCGGGCGCTGCTCGCCAGCATCTTCATCAAGAACGGACTGGACCACCTCCAGAACCCCGAACCCATCGTGCGGGCCACGCGCGGCGCGGAAATCCCCCAGCCCGAACTCGCGGTCAAGGCCAACAGCGCCGTGATGGTGGGCGCCGGGACCCTGCTCGCGCTGGGGATCGCCCCCCGCACGGCGAGCGCGGCGCTGGCGATCAGCCTGGTGCCGACCACCGTGATCGGCCACCCCTTCTGGGACCGCGATGGCCGCGAGCGCCAGCAGCAGCAAAACCAGTTCCTGAAGAACCTCGCCCTGTTCGGGGCGCTGCTGGCGGTGGGCAGCCGCCGCCGCTGA
- the murI gene encoding glutamate racemase, whose protein sequence is MTPPPTPSEAPLGVFDSGVGGLSVLSELRRVMPGQDFLYLADTAHVPIGGRPDEEIRDLTDRAVTALHARGAGGVVVACNTASAFSLTHLRERFGPDFPVIGLVPAVKPAVAATRTGVVGVLATPGTLRGTLLKDVIERFAHPAGVRVLTAVSAELVPLVEAGQAGGEQARAVLREVLTPLAEAGADQLVLGCTHYPFLAPSIRAEFGDTFTLVDSGAAVARHARNVLSASRRLREGTGDRHVTYLVTGDPEVSRPVIALLTGEDGHNVTVQQVTT, encoded by the coding sequence ATGACCCCGCCGCCGACTCCTTCCGAGGCTCCCCTGGGCGTGTTCGACTCCGGCGTGGGGGGTCTGAGCGTGCTCTCGGAACTGCGCCGGGTGATGCCGGGGCAGGACTTCCTGTATCTCGCGGACACGGCGCATGTGCCCATCGGGGGGCGGCCCGACGAGGAGATTCGTGATCTCACCGACCGAGCGGTCACGGCGCTGCACGCGCGGGGGGCGGGGGGCGTCGTCGTGGCCTGCAACACGGCCTCGGCGTTCAGCCTGACGCACCTGCGGGAGCGGTTCGGACCGGACTTCCCCGTGATCGGCCTCGTGCCCGCCGTCAAGCCCGCCGTGGCCGCGACGCGCACCGGGGTGGTGGGCGTGCTCGCCACGCCGGGGACCCTGCGCGGCACGCTCCTCAAGGACGTGATCGAACGTTTCGCGCACCCGGCCGGGGTGCGGGTCCTGACCGCCGTGAGCGCCGAACTCGTGCCGCTGGTGGAGGCGGGACAGGCGGGGGGTGAGCAGGCGCGGGCCGTGCTGCGTGAAGTGCTGACCCCCCTGGCCGAGGCCGGGGCCGATCAACTGGTGCTGGGCTGCACCCACTATCCCTTTCTGGCGCCCAGCATCCGGGCCGAGTTCGGGGATACCTTCACGCTGGTGGATTCGGGGGCAGCGGTGGCGCGGCACGCCCGCAACGTCCTCTCGGCGTCGCGGAGGCTGCGGGAGGGGACGGGGGACAGGCACGTGACCTACCTCGTGACCGGGGACCCGGAAGTCTCCCGGCCCGTCATCGCTCTTCTCACGGGCGAAGACGGGCACAATGTCACGGTGCAGCAGGTGACGACTTGA
- a CDS encoding IS4 family transposase — MKAPKSRPPHDTLQTVLRSAFPLDARRLMVFTALVLAVIQARTVVLYTLKTHVPLPGTLTARYQRLCRFVQFPFPEGLFPRFALSFLPDGPVDLILDRTNWRLGQQDVNILLLSAVWNGFSLPLMWALLPHGGASDSRTRESLVLRFLTFCPDRQVRCLLADREFIGQHWFRFLDQHSIAPCIRLPARATIGQHRLPVWAVFNKLQVGEVRVWRRQTLIYGVSLRVAATKNAAGETLYLAYRGHVGPNLRRYAQRWQAENLHSALKTRGFNLEDTGLTRAERVSTLLTVVGVAFIWACVTGELLVTEKGVRIKKHGHRAVSVFRLGLDHLQDLLLHPSRSSWHTLATLMPRFEG, encoded by the coding sequence ATGAAAGCACCCAAGAGCCGACCCCCTCACGATACCTTGCAGACCGTTCTGCGGTCTGCCTTCCCCCTTGATGCCCGCCGCTTGATGGTCTTCACCGCCTTGGTCCTGGCGGTCATTCAGGCTCGCACGGTCGTCCTCTACACCCTCAAGACCCATGTTCCGTTGCCAGGTACGCTCACAGCTCGCTACCAGCGACTCTGTCGCTTCGTCCAATTTCCTTTCCCCGAGGGTTTGTTTCCCAGATTTGCGCTGTCCTTCCTGCCGGACGGTCCCGTCGATCTGATCCTCGACCGGACCAACTGGCGACTCGGCCAGCAGGACGTGAACATCCTGCTGCTTTCTGCTGTGTGGAACGGGTTCAGTCTGCCCCTCATGTGGGCATTGCTCCCACATGGTGGGGCGAGTGATTCCCGTACTCGGGAATCACTCGTGTTGCGCTTCCTGACGTTTTGCCCGGATCGGCAGGTCCGGTGCCTGCTGGCAGACCGAGAATTCATCGGCCAGCACTGGTTTCGTTTCCTCGATCAGCACAGCATCGCTCCCTGTATTCGCTTGCCTGCACGCGCCACCATCGGCCAACACCGTCTGCCCGTGTGGGCTGTGTTCAACAAGCTCCAAGTGGGCGAAGTCAGGGTCTGGCGACGCCAGACCCTGATCTACGGTGTGTCACTCCGGGTGGCCGCGACGAAGAACGCGGCCGGGGAGACGCTGTACCTCGCTTATCGGGGGCACGTGGGACCGAATCTCCGACGGTATGCCCAGCGTTGGCAGGCAGAAAACTTGCACTCCGCGCTCAAAACGAGGGGCTTCAATCTGGAAGACACCGGGCTAACCCGTGCTGAACGGGTCTCCACCCTGCTGACGGTGGTCGGTGTGGCGTTTATCTGGGCCTGTGTAACTGGGGAGCTGCTGGTAACCGAGAAAGGCGTACGGATCAAGAAACACGGACACCGTGCGGTGTCCGTGTTCCGGCTTGGCCTCGACCATCTTCAAGATCTGCTGCTGCATCCCTCTCGGTCGTCTTGGCACACCCTCGCGACTCTCATGCCGCGTTTTGAAGGGTAG
- a CDS encoding FAD-dependent oxidoreductase — protein sequence MSGPSSPRSLPQPGHLYDVAVIGAGLAGTELAWWLARAGQDVLLVTQALDHLGNLYGPTTHGADFPPGSLFAGVAAHMAPDTDGWTFHRLLKAEVEATPGIHLLQSTVTGLEEEGGRLTLATWEGPALHARRGVLAVGAFLKGRLLIGDTMEEAGRLSEVAYDFLADDLARSGVWMIGSEQEAAGVDGAPPYTVRFLTPAPGELEGFRVTRFDHLYALGRCTPGEHTYRSVLEDAARLAGELLGEGEA from the coding sequence ATGTCAGGCCCCTCCTCTCCCCGCAGCCTGCCGCAGCCGGGGCACCTCTACGACGTGGCCGTGATCGGCGCGGGCCTCGCGGGCACCGAACTCGCGTGGTGGCTGGCCCGCGCCGGGCAGGACGTGCTCCTCGTCACCCAGGCCCTCGACCACCTCGGCAACCTGTATGGCCCGACCACCCACGGCGCGGACTTCCCGCCCGGCAGCCTGTTCGCCGGTGTCGCCGCCCACATGGCCCCCGACACCGACGGCTGGACCTTCCACCGCCTCCTCAAGGCCGAGGTGGAGGCCACTCCCGGCATTCATCTCCTGCAAAGCACCGTCACCGGGCTGGAGGAGGAAGGCGGACGGCTCACCCTCGCTACCTGGGAAGGCCCCGCCCTGCACGCCCGCCGGGGGGTGCTCGCGGTCGGCGCCTTTCTGAAGGGCCGCCTCTTGATCGGCGACACGATGGAGGAGGCCGGGCGTCTTTCCGAGGTCGCTTACGACTTCCTGGCCGATGACCTCGCCCGCTCGGGCGTGTGGATGATCGGCAGCGAGCAGGAGGCCGCCGGGGTGGACGGGGCGCCGCCCTACACGGTGCGCTTCCTGACCCCCGCGCCGGGCGAGCTGGAGGGGTTCCGCGTGACCCGCTTTGACCACCTCTATGCCCTGGGCCGCTGCACGCCGGGCGAGCACACCTACCGCAGCGTGCTGGAGGACGCCGCCCGCCTCGCTGGGGAACTGCTGGGGGAGGGCGAGGCATGA